In Nomia melanderi isolate GNS246 chromosome 5, iyNomMela1, whole genome shotgun sequence, a single genomic region encodes these proteins:
- the LOC116424579 gene encoding poly(ADP-ribose) glycohydrolase isoform X1, giving the protein MSEAGLLFDEELHSPDIFNDSDNATNNHEFSDDSNSISIDMDKPDSPDDLPEWKGVSMDEIRKGLGIYSCQELPAISPSASHTVLISLPLPAHGVPKPYPPHQVDKWCQDFVRMPHSKHSRYPIDQDRTRHCRNRWELIQESLLQNFVSTQQLETAILSYNHIYAQRWDFAALHHFFAEVFDEDETNIFFEDLMPKMIQLALQLPTLITGPVPLLKRHTNATISLSQLQIASLLANAFFCTFPRRNSTNPQSEYGTYPYINFNRLFSAYKEEKWNRCESVMEKMKCIFHYFKRVTTKAPDGVVTIQRRYIPKANCPKWDEKMQKLPPLHITSKGTIETDGAGLLQVDFANKYVGGGVLGLGCVQEEIRFVICPELLVTMLVTEELDDTEALIVCGVERYSKYKGYSNTFKWMGNFLDETPRDSSGRRMTSIVAIDALYFKQSQSQFNINNITRELNKAYVGFAGCESNKRNLPAIATGNWGCGAFRGNPKLKVLLQLMAASVAGRSVVYFTFGDKNLRDDINEMYTHFIKNETSIEQIFSLLLQYQEFAGTREMDFYKFLYNRSKIKPSTQYLHKTLLSQNSTTELAFKRSKSVNIDDRRSFYSDVKYSPTEEERIQGWLASSEASTSKRKTEIVTEEYTYVTDGAGKEQNRDREKNEKHIQDKDSGEKKRKQSLWKLSEDIVHTKTIHEHRLSGLELLDKKQELIPHQMTDACNTLAETKSQPMVISPKGHSTSESIQLSNETSAVSAYRRDSLIKKSGQRKISDFFQRTS; this is encoded by the exons ATGTCAGAAGCTGGATTGTTATTTGATGAAGAATTACATTCACCAgatattttcaatgattcaGACAATGCTACAAATAACCATGAATTTTCTGATGATT CAAATTCAATATCCATTGACATGGACAAACCAGATTCTCCTGATGATTTACCCGAGTGGAAAGGTGTGAGCATGGATGAAATTCGTAAGGGTTTAGGAATATATAGTTGTCAGGAGCTTCCTGCCATATCTCCTTCTGCATCTCATACAGTATTAATATCG TTACCATTACCTGCACATGGAGTACCAAAGCCTTATCCTCCACATCAAGTTGATAAATGGTGTCAGGATTTTGTACGAATGCCACATTCAAAACATAGTCGATATCCGATAGATCAG GATAGAACCCGGCATTGCCGTAATAGATGGGAATTAATACAAGAGTCTTTACTTCAAAATTTTGTGTCAACACAGCAATTGGAAACCGCGATACTTTCTTATAATCACATATATGCACAGCGTTGGGATTTTGCAGCACTGCATCATTTTTTTGCTGAG GTATTTGATGAggatgaaacaaatattttctttgaggATTTGATGCCAAAGATGATTCAACTTGCTTTACAACTTCCTACTTTAATAACTGGACCAGTGCCTCTTTTAAAACGCCATACCAATGCAACAATTAGCCTTAGTCAATTACAAATAGCATCTTTACTAGCTAATGCATTTTTCTGTACATTTCCAAGACGAAATTCAACTAATCCACAATCTGAATATGGAACATACCCATACATTAACTTCAATAG attattttcagcatATAAGGAAGAAAAATGGAACAGATGTGAATCAGTAatggaaaaaatgaagtgtatatttcattattttaaaagaGTAACAACAAAAG CCCCAGATGGTGTGGTAACGATCCAACGACGGTATATCCCAAAAGCAAATTGTCCAAAATGGGACGAAAAAATGCAGAAATTACCACCATTACACATTACAAGCAAAGGAACAATAGAAACCGATGGAGCTGGACTCTTACAAGTGGACTTTGCTAACAA ATATGTAGGTGGTGGTGTACTTGGCTTAGGCTGTGTACAAGAAGAGATCAGATTTGTTATCTGTCCTGAATTATTAGTAACTATGCTTGTTACGGAAGAATTAGATGATACGGAAGCCTTAATTGTTTGTGGTGTTGAGAGGTATAGTAAATATAAAGGTTACAGTAACACTTTTAAATGGATGGGAAATTTTCTTGATGAAACACCCAGAGATAGTAGCGGAAGGCGAATGACATCGATTGTCGCAATTGATGCTCTTTATTTCAAACAGTCTCAATCtcaattcaatataaataacataacaAGAGAACTTAATAAG GCATACGTAGGATTCGCCGGATGTGAaagtaacaaaagaaatttGCCCGCAATAGCAACTGGAAATTGGGGTTGTGGTGCTTTCCGAGGAAATCcaaaattaaaagtattattacaGTTAATGGCTGCCTCTGTAGCAGGTCGATCCGTTGTTTATTTCACTTTTGGCGATAAAAATCTGCGAGATGATATAAACGAGATGTATAcacatttcataaaaaatgaGACGAGCATAG agcaaatattttctttgctgTTGCAATATCAAGAATTTGCTGGAACTCGTGAAatggatttttataaattcttatataacAGAAGTAAAATAAAACCGTCGACACAGTATTTGCACAAGACACTGCTGTCGCAGAATTCAACAACTGAACTTGCTTTTAAGAGAAGTAAAAGCGTTAACATAGATGACAGAAGATCTTTTTATTCTGACGTTAAATATTCGCCAACCGAAGAAGAGAGAATACAAGGATGGTTGGCTAGTTCTGAAGCAAGTACCAGTAAAAGGAAGACAGAAATCGTAACTGAGGAGTACACGTATGTTACAGATGGGGCAGGAAAAGAACAAAATCGAGATAGAGAAAAGAATGAGAAACACATTCAAGATAAGGACAGcggagagaagaaaagaaaacaatctTTATGGAAGCTCTCAGAGGATATAGTACACACTAAAACGATTCATGAACATCGATTGTCCGGTCTTGAATTGTTAGATAAGAAGCAAGAACTTATTCCCCATCAAATGACTGACGCTTGCAACACACTAGCAGAAACTAAGAGCCAACCGATGGTGATATCACCTAAAGGGCATAGTACAAGCGAATCTATTCAACTATCAAACGAAACTTCTGCAGTATCAGCTTACAGGCGTGACTCGTTAATTAAAAAGTCTGGACAGCgtaaaatttctgattttttccaACGTACATCTTGA
- the LOC116424579 gene encoding poly(ADP-ribose) glycohydrolase isoform X2: MSEAGLLFDEELHSPDIFNDSDNATNNHEFSDDSNSISIDMDKPDSPDDLPEWKGVSMDEIRKGLGIYSCQELPAISPSASHTVLISLPLPAHGVPKPYPPHQVDKWCQDFVRMPHSKHSRYPIDQDRTRHCRNRWELIQESLLQNFVSTQQLETAILSYNHIYAQRWDFAALHHFFAEVFDEDETNIFFEDLMPKMIQLALQLPTLITGPVPLLKRHTNATISLSQLQIASLLANAFFCTFPRRNSTNPQSEYGTYPYINFNRLFSAYKEEKWNRCESVMEKMKCIFHYFKRVTTKAPDGVVTIQRRYIPKANCPKWDEKMQKLPPLHITSKGTIETDGAGLLQVDFANKYVGGGVLGLGCVQEEIRFVICPELLVTMLVTEELDDTEALIVCGVERYSKYKGYSNTFKWMGNFLDETPRDSSGRRMTSIVAIDALYFKQSQSQFNINNITRELNKAYVGFAGCESNKRNLPAIATGNWGCGAFRGNPKLKVLLQLMAASVAGRSVVYFTFGDKNLRDDINEMYTHFIKNETSIEQIFSLLLQYQEFAGTREMDFYKFLYNRSKIKPSTQYLHKTLLSQNSTTELAFKRSKSVNIDDRRSFYSDVKYSPTEEERIQG; encoded by the exons ATGTCAGAAGCTGGATTGTTATTTGATGAAGAATTACATTCACCAgatattttcaatgattcaGACAATGCTACAAATAACCATGAATTTTCTGATGATT CAAATTCAATATCCATTGACATGGACAAACCAGATTCTCCTGATGATTTACCCGAGTGGAAAGGTGTGAGCATGGATGAAATTCGTAAGGGTTTAGGAATATATAGTTGTCAGGAGCTTCCTGCCATATCTCCTTCTGCATCTCATACAGTATTAATATCG TTACCATTACCTGCACATGGAGTACCAAAGCCTTATCCTCCACATCAAGTTGATAAATGGTGTCAGGATTTTGTACGAATGCCACATTCAAAACATAGTCGATATCCGATAGATCAG GATAGAACCCGGCATTGCCGTAATAGATGGGAATTAATACAAGAGTCTTTACTTCAAAATTTTGTGTCAACACAGCAATTGGAAACCGCGATACTTTCTTATAATCACATATATGCACAGCGTTGGGATTTTGCAGCACTGCATCATTTTTTTGCTGAG GTATTTGATGAggatgaaacaaatattttctttgaggATTTGATGCCAAAGATGATTCAACTTGCTTTACAACTTCCTACTTTAATAACTGGACCAGTGCCTCTTTTAAAACGCCATACCAATGCAACAATTAGCCTTAGTCAATTACAAATAGCATCTTTACTAGCTAATGCATTTTTCTGTACATTTCCAAGACGAAATTCAACTAATCCACAATCTGAATATGGAACATACCCATACATTAACTTCAATAG attattttcagcatATAAGGAAGAAAAATGGAACAGATGTGAATCAGTAatggaaaaaatgaagtgtatatttcattattttaaaagaGTAACAACAAAAG CCCCAGATGGTGTGGTAACGATCCAACGACGGTATATCCCAAAAGCAAATTGTCCAAAATGGGACGAAAAAATGCAGAAATTACCACCATTACACATTACAAGCAAAGGAACAATAGAAACCGATGGAGCTGGACTCTTACAAGTGGACTTTGCTAACAA ATATGTAGGTGGTGGTGTACTTGGCTTAGGCTGTGTACAAGAAGAGATCAGATTTGTTATCTGTCCTGAATTATTAGTAACTATGCTTGTTACGGAAGAATTAGATGATACGGAAGCCTTAATTGTTTGTGGTGTTGAGAGGTATAGTAAATATAAAGGTTACAGTAACACTTTTAAATGGATGGGAAATTTTCTTGATGAAACACCCAGAGATAGTAGCGGAAGGCGAATGACATCGATTGTCGCAATTGATGCTCTTTATTTCAAACAGTCTCAATCtcaattcaatataaataacataacaAGAGAACTTAATAAG GCATACGTAGGATTCGCCGGATGTGAaagtaacaaaagaaatttGCCCGCAATAGCAACTGGAAATTGGGGTTGTGGTGCTTTCCGAGGAAATCcaaaattaaaagtattattacaGTTAATGGCTGCCTCTGTAGCAGGTCGATCCGTTGTTTATTTCACTTTTGGCGATAAAAATCTGCGAGATGATATAAACGAGATGTATAcacatttcataaaaaatgaGACGAGCATAG agcaaatattttctttgctgTTGCAATATCAAGAATTTGCTGGAACTCGTGAAatggatttttataaattcttatataacAGAAGTAAAATAAAACCGTCGACACAGTATTTGCACAAGACACTGCTGTCGCAGAATTCAACAACTGAACTTGCTTTTAAGAGAAGTAAAAGCGTTAACATAGATGACAGAAGATCTTTTTATTCTGACGTTAAATATTCGCCAACCGAAGAAGAGAGAATACAAGGATG A